Proteins encoded within one genomic window of Hermetia illucens chromosome 2, iHerIll2.2.curated.20191125, whole genome shotgun sequence:
- the LOC119648960 gene encoding uncharacterized protein YER152C isoform X3: protein MVHNSEDPIIINEIIDIELKTNSFLFQYGPAPGSYEVRMELASFLSNAYSDKVHSEDIVVTCGASHGMHIILSTLIDMAGFVFVDEVTYMIALDVFRQFSNMKIIPVSLTKNGVNIFELRKLLSQHQFKSNTKLFWGMYYAIPTYHNPTGILFSDEICKELITLAKEFDILVACDDVYNLLYYKNSPPKRLYAFDSFTAEDYRGNVISNGTFSKIIAPGIRLGWMECPPRCVEILKASGILQSGGCTNNYVAGVVASSLQLGLAQEHITYMSTKYKERMLSVCAVLHSKLPLNCTFMEPAGGYFIWIELPKHLDAVEFNEFCVEKYKVYVIPGERFSVHGRFRNCFRISIAFHTKEVLVDAIEKLCKALEEFCCISK, encoded by the exons gaTATTGAGTTAAAAACAAATTCATTCTTATTCCAATATGGCCCTGCGCCAGGAAGCTATGAAGTTCGAATGGAGTTGGCTTCATTTTTGAGTAATGCGTATAGTGACAAGGTCCATAG TGAGGACATAGTTGTGACATGTGGTGCTTCCCATGGGATGCATATTATCCTGTCAACGCTAATCGACATGGCGGGATTTGTGTTTGTTGATGAGGTCACTTACATGATTGCCTTAGATGTATTCCGACAATTTTCCAATATGAAAATAATTCCTG TATCACTTACCAAAAATGGGGTAAATATCTTTGAACTACGTAAACTGTTATCCCAACATCAATTTAAATCGAATACTAAATTGTTCTGGGGAATGTATTATGCCATTCCTACATACCATAATCCGACTGGTATCCTTTTTTCTGACG AAATCTGTAAGGAGCTGATTACCTTAGCAAAAGAATTTGATATACTCGTAGCTTGCGACGACGTTTACAATTTACTATATTATAAAAATAGTCCGCCAAAACGACTTTACGCCTTTGATAGTTTCACTGCCGAAGATTACAGAGGAAACGTTATTTCAAATGGAACATTTTCGAAGATTATCGCCCCCGGCATTCGTCTAGGGTGGATGGAGTGTCCCCCAAGATGTGTTGAAATTCTTAAAGCTAG TGGAATTTTGCAAAGTGGTGGTTGCACAAATAATTATGTAGCTGGAGTTGTAGCTAGCAGTCTTCAGTTAGGACTTGCTCAAGAACATATTACGTATATGTCAACGAAATATAAAGAACGAATGCTGTCAGTATGTGCAGTATTGCACAGTAAATTACCATTAAATTGTACATTTATGGAACCGGCTGGAGGCTATTTCATTTGGATTGAATTACCAAAGCATCTTGATGCTGTCGAATTCAATGAGTTCTGTGTCGAAAAATATAAAGTCTACGTTATTCCTGGCGAAAGATTTTCTGTACACGGAAGATTTAGGAACTGTTTTCGTATTTCTATTGCTTTTCATACTAAAGAGGTTTTAGTCGATGCTATTGAGAAACTGTGTAAAGCTCTGGAGGAATTTTGTTGTATAAGTAAATAG
- the LOC119648960 gene encoding uncharacterized protein YER152C isoform X4 → MELASFLSNAYSDKVHSEDIVVTCGASHGMHIILSTLIDMAGFVFVDEVTYMIALDVFRQFSNMKIIPVSLTKNGVNIFELRKLLSQHQFKSNTKLFWGMYYAIPTYHNPTGILFSDEICKELITLAKEFDILVACDDVYNLLYYKNSPPKRLYAFDSFTAEDYRGNVISNGTFSKIIAPGIRLGWMECPPRCVEILKASGILQSGGCTNNYVAGVVASSLQLGLAQEHITYMSTKYKERMLSVCAVLHSKLPLNCTFMEPAGGYFIWIELPKHLDAVEFNEFCVEKYKVYVIPGERFSVHGRFRNCFRISIAFHTKEVLVDAIEKLCKALEEFCCISK, encoded by the exons ATGGAGTTGGCTTCATTTTTGAGTAATGCGTATAGTGACAAGGTCCATAG TGAGGACATAGTTGTGACATGTGGTGCTTCCCATGGGATGCATATTATCCTGTCAACGCTAATCGACATGGCGGGATTTGTGTTTGTTGATGAGGTCACTTACATGATTGCCTTAGATGTATTCCGACAATTTTCCAATATGAAAATAATTCCTG TATCACTTACCAAAAATGGGGTAAATATCTTTGAACTACGTAAACTGTTATCCCAACATCAATTTAAATCGAATACTAAATTGTTCTGGGGAATGTATTATGCCATTCCTACATACCATAATCCGACTGGTATCCTTTTTTCTGACG AAATCTGTAAGGAGCTGATTACCTTAGCAAAAGAATTTGATATACTCGTAGCTTGCGACGACGTTTACAATTTACTATATTATAAAAATAGTCCGCCAAAACGACTTTACGCCTTTGATAGTTTCACTGCCGAAGATTACAGAGGAAACGTTATTTCAAATGGAACATTTTCGAAGATTATCGCCCCCGGCATTCGTCTAGGGTGGATGGAGTGTCCCCCAAGATGTGTTGAAATTCTTAAAGCTAG TGGAATTTTGCAAAGTGGTGGTTGCACAAATAATTATGTAGCTGGAGTTGTAGCTAGCAGTCTTCAGTTAGGACTTGCTCAAGAACATATTACGTATATGTCAACGAAATATAAAGAACGAATGCTGTCAGTATGTGCAGTATTGCACAGTAAATTACCATTAAATTGTACATTTATGGAACCGGCTGGAGGCTATTTCATTTGGATTGAATTACCAAAGCATCTTGATGCTGTCGAATTCAATGAGTTCTGTGTCGAAAAATATAAAGTCTACGTTATTCCTGGCGAAAGATTTTCTGTACACGGAAGATTTAGGAACTGTTTTCGTATTTCTATTGCTTTTCATACTAAAGAGGTTTTAGTCGATGCTATTGAGAAACTGTGTAAAGCTCTGGAGGAATTTTGTTGTATAAGTAAATAG